Below is a genomic region from Nitratidesulfovibrio sp..
TGGTGGGCACGCGCACCTGGCAGGCCACGTTCCGCACCCTGATCGTGGACAGCCTGCACCTGGCGCGCTTCCTTCGTGCGTTGCCCTTGCCCGAGGCGCCGGAAACGTGGGACCTTGGCGCGGGGGCGGGGCTGCCGGGCATTCCCCTGCGCGCAATGTGGCAGGCGGGCACCTACCATCTTGTTGATGCGCGCGAGAAGCGCACCCTGTTCCTGTCCAATGTGCTGGCCCGCCACCCCCTGCCGGGCACCGTGGTCTTCCGGGGCAGGGTGGAGGAGTTCATGCCCACGCGGCCCAAGGCCGATTGCGTGGTGAGCCGCGCCTTTCTGCCCTGGCCGGAGGTGCTGGAACTGGTGCACGGTCACGTGGCCCCCGGCGGCATGGTGGTGTTTCTGGCCAACGAAGGCACGCCCGCAAGCCTGCCCTCCGGATGGAGGGTGGCGGCGCGGGCGGAATACGAGGTGCAGGCGCCTCCGCCACACGGCGCGGGCGGAGCACCCCTGCGGGGGGGACAGGGCGGACGGGGGGGACAGGGCGGACAGGGCGGACAGGGCGGGCGAAACCGTGGCGCGGAGCCCTCGACCACCGTGCGCCACCTGTGGGCACTGGCCCTGGCCTGACGTTGGTCCGGCCAGCAGTTGGTCCGGACAGCCGTTGGGGCTGGCCAGCCGTTGGGGCCGGGACGCAGGGTAGCGACCCGGCGCATGCTCCCTGGCCGGTGGAGCGACGGCGTGGCGCTATTTCTCGGGGGGGGTGCCTATCAGCGCGCCCAACTGCGACTTGCGGAAGATCAGTCGGGTGGCGGCGGCGTCGGCCTTGTCCGCCACATCCATGAGGCGTTCGAGGAATTCGAGGATTTCGTGGCGTCGTTCCTCGGGCGAATATTCAAATTCGTCATCCAGGCGTTCCGACGACAGGTATTCCTCGAGTTCGTCGAGATACTTCATGTTCAGCATGGCGGCGTCTCCATGGCTGGCGGGGTGACCCGCCGGTGCGGTGTGGTGGCGGCGCGCGGCCCGGCGCATGGGCGTCACCGTGAGCGGGGTGACGCGCCCGTGCAGCGGGTCTGGCGGTTTGGTCCGGGGCGCGGCCCGCGCGCGGCGCGGTGGCCGTTGCGTGGGGGCGCGCGGATGTTCGGTTCGCGCAGTCTCTAACGCATTTCGCGGCGCAGGTGAAGCGGTTGACCGCACCGTTGCCGCACCGGCCCAAAGCCCCCGGCCCCGCTGGCGATGCGCCACCGTTTCGCGTATATCCCCCCTGCGCGGTCCACGGGCCGCAGCCCTTTTTCACGGCAGGAAGCCATGAGCGTGCACACGCCCGATACATCTCCCCTCGCCGCCTCCTACAC
It encodes:
- a CDS encoding 16S rRNA (guanine(527)-N(7))-methyltransferase RsmG, coding for MPPADVHVSLKELSRLCAEAGFGPDSVPAAAQMALAGYLELLMKWNRVMNLVGTRTWQATFRTLIVDSLHLARFLRALPLPEAPETWDLGAGAGLPGIPLRAMWQAGTYHLVDAREKRTLFLSNVLARHPLPGTVVFRGRVEEFMPTRPKADCVVSRAFLPWPEVLELVHGHVAPGGMVVFLANEGTPASLPSGWRVAARAEYEVQAPPPHGAGGAPLRGGQGGRGGQGGQGGQGGRNRGAEPSTTVRHLWALALA